The Marivirga tractuosa DSM 4126 genome contains the following window.
TCTTTCATGGATTAATATGTGGGGCTGGCAGCTCATTATTCTCTCAGCCGTAATTACCCTTCCTATGGGATTTACCTCTTCAAAGGAATATGCTGAGCTAGAGTGGCCAATTGATATTGCTATCACTTTAATTTGGGTTGTTTTTGGTATCAATATGATAGGTACCATCATCAAAAGAAGAGAAAAGCACATGTATGTAGCCATTTGGTTCTACATTGCCTCTTTTGTTACGGTTGCAGTTTTACACGTGGTAAACTCTTTTTCACTACCCGTTGACTTCATGAAAAGTTATTCAGCCTTTGCCGGTGTTCAAGATGCATTGGTACAATGGTGGTATGGTCATAATGCGGTAGCTTTCTTTTTAACTACACCTTACTTAGGTTTGATGTACTACTTCTTACCGAAAGCTGCAAATCGACCTATTTATTCTTATAAATTATCGATTGTTCACTTTTGGGCTTTAATATTCTTATACATCTGGGCAGGACCTCACCACTTATTGTATACTTCTTTACCTGAATGGGCACAAGCATTGGGTACTGCCTTCTCCATTATGTTGATTGCTCCATCTTGGGGTGGTATGGTAAATGGACTTTTAACCTTGAGAGGTGCTTGGGACAAAGTTTCAAAAGACCCAATCTTAAAATTTATGGTAGTAGCCATTACTGCTTATGGTATGGCTGTTTTCGAAGGCCCAATGTTGTCTTTAAAAAGTGTGAATGCGATAGCACATTATACTGATTGGATTGTAGCACACGTTCACATTGGTGCTTTAGGTTGGAATGGCTTCTTAACCTTTGGTATGCTTTACTGGATGATTCCACAAATGTGGAAAACGAAATTATTTTCAACCAAATTAGCAAATGCTCACTTCTGGTTGGGTACTTTAGGTATTATTTTCTACGCATTACCGATGTATGTATCAGCTTTCACACAATGGTTAATGTGGAAAGAATTTACTCCAGAAGGTATATTACAATACCCTAACTTCTTATCTACTACCCTACAAATTATCCCGATGCATATGCTAAGAGCATTTGGTGGTTTACTCTACCTATCAGGTGTTTTTGTAATGGTTTACAATTTAATCAAAACTGCTAAAGCAGGAAGTTTTGTAGCCAATGAAGCTGCTGAAGCTCCAGCTTTGGAAAAAGCAGTAAGCAAAGGAAAAGAGTACTGGCACAGGGTATGGGAAAGAAAACCGATTTTCTTCACCATCTTAACTACTGTAGCCATTTTAATTGGTGGAATATTCGAATTAATCCCATCCTTTATGATGAAAGATAATGAAGCCACTAAAATTGAGGCAGTAAAACCTTATACCCCATTAGAGTTGGAAGGTCGGGATATTTACATCAGTGAAGGCTGTGTGGGTTGTCACTCACAAATGATACGACCTTTCCGATATGAAACGGAACGATATGGCGAATACTCCAAAGCAGGTGAGTATGTCTATGATCATCCGTTCTTATGGGGGTCTAAACGGACAGGGCCAGATCTACACAGAGTAGGTGGCAAATATCCTGATTCCTGGCATTTCAACCACATGTATGATCCAAGGTCAATGTCACCAGGTTCAACCATGCCGCCATATCCGTGGTTATTGGAACAGCCTTATGACTTAGAAGGACTTCCTGATAAAATTACGGTAATGAGAAAATTAGGAGTTCCTTACGAAGAAGGTTTTGAAGATGAAGTTCAGGCTAATGCAATGGCGCAAGCTGAAAAAATTGTCAAAAGTCTTGAGGCTGACGGAATTGAAACAGTTCCTGAAGCCAAAATTGTAGCCTTAATCGCCTACTTACAGAGATTAGGTACAGATATAAAAGTTGCAGATAAATAAAAATTGAAAAGACATGTTTAAGCACTATTTCGAAACAATTGAAAATGTGGAAATATTCCCCATCATTTCGCTAAGTATATTTTTTATTTTCTTTATCGGACTGATTTGGTGGGTGATAAGAGCAGATAATGGCTATATCAAAAAAATGAAATCCTTACCCATGGAAGAGGATATTGTTACATACAAAAATGATTCAAAAGATGAAAAAAGTCACTAAAATGATATGGAGCAGCCTTTTCCTTTTAGGATTGGCCGTAACACCAGTTTTTGCACAGGTGGAAGAAACTGTGGAAGAAATGGAAATTGAAAAAGTTAGTATGTGGGAACAACTCATGCAATCAGAACAAGGCCGTCTATTATTATTAATAGGCGGGCTTCTGCTTGTGTTGATCGTATTAATGGTTATTCTGGCTGTATTAATGTTGAAAACTGCTGATTTAATTTTAAATAAAAAAGCAGCTGAAAAAGGTGAGGAACGCTTAAGTTTCTTCAAGCAATTTAAGCAAAAATGGATTACTGGTAAATTTAAGCCTGTTGATAAGCAAGGTGACATGATGCTGGACCATAATTATGATGGAATTCAGGAAATGGATTACAGCATGCCACCTTGGCTAAGATACGTATTTATAGGAACATTCTTATTTGCTGTTTTTTATGTGCCCGCCTTCTTGATTTTCGATATTATTCCTGACCAACAAACGGAATATCAAGCTTCTATTGAGGAAGCAGCACTTAGAGCTGAGGCTCGTGCAAAAGCAGGCATGGTTCAAATCACTGCTGAAACTGCTGAGTTACAAACTGATGAAGAAGTAATGAAAGCAGGACAGGTTTTATACAAAAAGAACTGTGCCGTTTGCCATGCCGATGATGGTGGTGGCGGAGTTGGTCCAAACCTAACAGATGATTATTGGATACACGGAAATGACATTAAAGGTGTATTTACTACAGTATCTGAAGGTGTGCCAGCTAAAGGCATGATTCCATGGAAGGGGAATCTAAGTCCGAAGCAAATTCAGGATGTATCAAATTATGTTTTGAGTTTAGTGGGTACTACCCCTGCTAGCCCGAAAGAACCACAAGGCGAAATCAAAAAGCAAGAAAAAGCGGAAGAACGCATAGAAGAGAATGTGGATGAATTGCCTGAGGTGGAGGAAGTGGAGTAGAAATAAATTGAAACCTGACAGGTTTTAATTGCTTTTTCATGCTCAACTTCAATTATTTATGAAAGTGGATTAAAGTAAACCTGACAGGTTTAGGTTGATGCAAGTGGTCGGTGTGCCACCGACCATGGCTCACTTTCTACCCCGGTCGGTGGCACACCGACCGGAATCTGGGCTAAAAAATTATAATAACTCATAGACCTTCCAGGTTTTGAAAACCTGGAAGATCAAAAAGTACAACATATAACTAGTAAAATGGACAATTTAGACCAAGAACAATTTAGAGGACAACTCTCCACCGTTGGAGAGGGAGGAAAGCGGAATTGGATCTATCCCAAAAAACCAAAAGGGATTTTTCATAATTACAGAAGGGTTTTGGCTTGGTTGCTATTAATATTATTCTTTGCAGGCCCTTTCATAAAAATTGGAGGGCATCCTTTACTGTTATTCAATATATTTGATCGTCAGTTTGTGATTTTAGGAAGTGTTTTCTGGCCACAAGATACTCACCTGTTAATTTTCCTATTACTGATATTTGTAGTCTTTATTTTGCTCTTCACTGTAGTATTTGGAAGAGTCTGGTGTGGTTGGGCTTGCCCGCAAACCGTATTTATGGAAATGGTTTTCCGAAAAATTGAATACTGGATTGAAGGAGATGCTAACCAACAAAGAAAACTAGCTAAAGCTCCATGGACTTGGAACAAAATCTGGAAGAAAACGGCCAAACAAGGAGTATTTCTGCTCATTTCCTTTTGGGTTTCTCATACATTTATGGCTTATCTAATTGGAATCGGTGAAATGACTGAAGTCATTCAAGCTGGTCCGCAAGCCAACTGGAGTGCTTTTACTGGACTATTAGTTTTTACTGGCATTTTCTATTTTGTATTTTCCTATTTCAGGGAACAAGCTTGTACAGTAGTTTGCCCGTATGGAAGGCTACAGGGTGTTTTCCTCGATAAAAAATCCATAGTGGTGATTTATGATTGGTTGAGAGGCGAACCAAGAGGGAAATTAAAGAAGAATGAACCTCAAGCTGATAAAGGCGATTGCATTGATTGCAATTTGTGTGTGCAAGTTTGTCCTACAGGTATTGACATCAGAAACGGGACTCAAATGGAATGCGTGAACTGCACCGCCTGCATTGATGCTTGTGATGAAGTAATGACAAAAATTAATAAACCAAAAGGACTAATTCGCTTTGACTCTGAAGAAGGCGTAGAGAAAAAGAAGAAAAAGCTGATTACTCCAAGGGTTATGGCTTACTCTGTAGTTTTGGCTATTTTGGTTGGTGCAATGGGATTTTTATTGGTGGGCAGAGCTCCAATTGAAGTTACTATGACTCGAACTCCAGGCTCTATTTATCAGATTAAAAATGATTCTATTATTAGCAATATGTATCAAATGGAGATGATCAATAAATCATTTGATCCTATGAACTTGACTTATAAGATTAAACCACAATCCGCAAATTTATTTTTTCCTTCAGGACCAATTGAAGTATTGGAAGGGCAAGAAAAAGATGAAGTTTATGTATTTGTGGAAATGACTAGAAGAGAATTTGCAAAAATAGATGAAAAAATCCAAGTTGAAATTTACCGAGAGGATGAATTGATTCAAACCATTGATTCAAGATTTCCTGGACCTAACACTTTTAGTAGAAAATAATTATGAACTGGGGAAATAAAATAACATTAGTATTTATAGGATTCGTGATTCTGATCGTTTCCATGGTCATTTTCAGTACACAGCAAGAGTTCGACATTGTGGAAGAGAATTACTATGAAGAAGAAATAGCCTACCAAGGAAAAATAGAGGAAATCCAAAATGGAAATGACTGGAATGGAGTAGTTTCGGTGAAGCAGGAAGGCAATAATCTGGCCTTGAAATTTGAAGGAGCTGAAAAGGTAAATGGTAAAATTCAATTTTATAGACCAGCAGATGCAGATTTAGATTTTTTTGTTCCCATCAGTGAGGAATTGAACATTCCAATTGAAAAATTTAAGGCAGGCAGCTGGAAAATTTCTTTT
Protein-coding sequences here:
- the ccoN gene encoding cytochrome-c oxidase, cbb3-type subunit I produces the protein MEIEKFHYDNKVVKYFAIATVVWGAIGMLVGLLAATQLFAPEANLGSEYTTFGRIRPLHTNAVIFAFVGNAIFAGVYYSMQRLLKTRMFSDTLSWINMWGWQLIILSAVITLPMGFTSSKEYAELEWPIDIAITLIWVVFGINMIGTIIKRREKHMYVAIWFYIASFVTVAVLHVVNSFSLPVDFMKSYSAFAGVQDALVQWWYGHNAVAFFLTTPYLGLMYYFLPKAANRPIYSYKLSIVHFWALIFLYIWAGPHHLLYTSLPEWAQALGTAFSIMLIAPSWGGMVNGLLTLRGAWDKVSKDPILKFMVVAITAYGMAVFEGPMLSLKSVNAIAHYTDWIVAHVHIGALGWNGFLTFGMLYWMIPQMWKTKLFSTKLANAHFWLGTLGIIFYALPMYVSAFTQWLMWKEFTPEGILQYPNFLSTTLQIIPMHMLRAFGGLLYLSGVFVMVYNLIKTAKAGSFVANEAAEAPALEKAVSKGKEYWHRVWERKPIFFTILTTVAILIGGIFELIPSFMMKDNEATKIEAVKPYTPLELEGRDIYISEGCVGCHSQMIRPFRYETERYGEYSKAGEYVYDHPFLWGSKRTGPDLHRVGGKYPDSWHFNHMYDPRSMSPGSTMPPYPWLLEQPYDLEGLPDKITVMRKLGVPYEEGFEDEVQANAMAQAEKIVKSLEADGIETVPEAKIVALIAYLQRLGTDIKVADK
- a CDS encoding FixH family protein — encoded protein: MNWGNKITLVFIGFVILIVSMVIFSTQQEFDIVEENYYEEEIAYQGKIEEIQNGNDWNGVVSVKQEGNNLALKFEGAEKVNGKIQFYRPADADLDFFVPISEELNIPIEKFKAGSWKISFNWEMDGKRYFKEEQIFIQR
- a CDS encoding c-type cytochrome, whose protein sequence is MKKVTKMIWSSLFLLGLAVTPVFAQVEETVEEMEIEKVSMWEQLMQSEQGRLLLLIGGLLLVLIVLMVILAVLMLKTADLILNKKAAEKGEERLSFFKQFKQKWITGKFKPVDKQGDMMLDHNYDGIQEMDYSMPPWLRYVFIGTFLFAVFYVPAFLIFDIIPDQQTEYQASIEEAALRAEARAKAGMVQITAETAELQTDEEVMKAGQVLYKKNCAVCHADDGGGGVGPNLTDDYWIHGNDIKGVFTTVSEGVPAKGMIPWKGNLSPKQIQDVSNYVLSLVGTTPASPKEPQGEIKKQEKAEERIEENVDELPEVEEVE
- the ccoG gene encoding cytochrome c oxidase accessory protein CcoG, with product MDNLDQEQFRGQLSTVGEGGKRNWIYPKKPKGIFHNYRRVLAWLLLILFFAGPFIKIGGHPLLLFNIFDRQFVILGSVFWPQDTHLLIFLLLIFVVFILLFTVVFGRVWCGWACPQTVFMEMVFRKIEYWIEGDANQQRKLAKAPWTWNKIWKKTAKQGVFLLISFWVSHTFMAYLIGIGEMTEVIQAGPQANWSAFTGLLVFTGIFYFVFSYFREQACTVVCPYGRLQGVFLDKKSIVVIYDWLRGEPRGKLKKNEPQADKGDCIDCNLCVQVCPTGIDIRNGTQMECVNCTACIDACDEVMTKINKPKGLIRFDSEEGVEKKKKKLITPRVMAYSVVLAILVGAMGFLLVGRAPIEVTMTRTPGSIYQIKNDSIISNMYQMEMINKSFDPMNLTYKIKPQSANLFFPSGPIEVLEGQEKDEVYVFVEMTRREFAKIDEKIQVEIYREDELIQTIDSRFPGPNTFSRK